In a genomic window of Dermochelys coriacea isolate rDerCor1 chromosome 11, rDerCor1.pri.v4, whole genome shotgun sequence:
- the LOC119863323 gene encoding caspase-10-like, protein MGDDMSIKFRQQLLVIDENLGTEEVEALKFLCSDLLSFKKLEAVESAQDIFQLLMAKDFLNKEDAFIVAELLYRIRCHFLLHKLGYTKETVQENLPWKGKVSRYRQMLYELSEDITSEDLRRARFLLRDQLPKKLTNMSSLELLTFLEKQDHLAENNLQILEKICMEISPDLLKTINKYKMERVSLAQQESNLPVKEAASFPQHIPEGLFHSGGDVRLLTSSQETPIKSLDSNIYDSGSLREHAGSVYFIAARQDDKAVNVIQGISELSQEQPARISNPESKAEKLMTYKMDGPHRGYCLIINNFIFTGTLQKRRGSDKDAEMLVQVFTWLGLDVKTYTNKTSVEIENIMQEWRSKDHRDRNCFVCCILSHGESGLVYGTDEREVPIRKIMSYFTASQCLQLAEKPKLFFIQACQGKEIQQAVYIESDAQNPDLLPIQQLVSPSESIPEEADFLLGMATVVGYASFRHIHHGTWYIQALCNKLQLLVPRGEDILSILTEVNEDVSKRADNLGRKKQMPQPAYTLRKKLIFPVPRSPPPSQQQ, encoded by the exons ATGGGTGATGACATGAGCATAAAGTTTCGCCAGCAGCTTCTAGTCATTGATGAAAACCTGGGAACTGAAGAAGTGGAGGCCCTGAAATTTCTCTGTAGTGACTTGCTCTCCTTCAAAAAGCTGGAAGCAGTAGAATCAGCTCAGGACATTTTCCAGCTCCTCATGGCTAAGGATTTTCTGAATAAGGAAGATGCTTTCATAGTAGCTGAGCTTTTGTACAGGATTAGGTGTCACTTCCTGCTCCATAAACTTGGCTACACTAAGGAAACAGTGCAAGAAAATCTACCCTGGAAAGGGAAGGTATCTCGGTACAG GCAGATGCTGTATGAACTGTCAGAAGACATCACCAGTGAGGATTTAAGAAGAGCCAGGTTCCTCTTGAGGGACCAGCTCCCAAAGAAACTGACAAATATG TCCAGTCTAGAGCTGCTGACCTTTCTGGAAAAACAAGACCATCTAGCAGAAAACAACTTGCAAATACTGGAGAAAATCTGTATGGAAATTTCACCTGATCTCctgaaaacaataaataaatataaaatggaaaGAG TTTCTCTAGCTCAGCAGGAAAGCAATCTGCCAGTCAAAGAAGCTGCATCATTTCCCCAGCACATCCCTGAAGGACTGTTTCATTCTGGAGGTGATGTCAGGCTATTGACTTCCTCACAG GAGACCCCTATCAAATCTCTGGATTCTAATATTTATG ACTCTGGGAGCCTGCGGGAACATGCTGGGAGTGTGTATTTCATAGCTGCCAGACAAG ATGACAAAGCAGTAAATGTTATTCAAGGCATCTCTGAACTAAGCCAGGAGCAACCTGCAAGGATCAGCAACCCAGAAAGCAAAGCAGAG AAGCTGATGACCTATAAAATGGATGGGCCACACAGAGGCTATTGTctcattattaataattttatctTTACTGGGACTCTTCAGAAGAGGAGAGGATCTGATAAAGATGCTG agaTGCTGGTGCAAGTGTTTACATGGCTTGGTCTGGATGTGAAGACTTATACTAATAAGACATCAgtagaaatagaaaatatcatgcaGGAATGGCGGTCAAAAGATCACAGAGACAGGAACTGCTTTGTATGCTGTATTCTATCTCACGGAGAGTCAGGATTGGTCTATGGGACAGACGAACGAGAAGTACCAATCCGCAAGATCATGTCCTACTTCACAGCTAGCCAATGCCTACAGCTGGCTGAAAAACCCAAACTCTTTTTTATCCAGGCATGTCAAGGCAAAGAGATACAACAGGCTGTCTACATTGAATCAGATGCACAGAATCCTGACTTGCTTCCCATACAGCAACTAGTCTCCCCTTCCGAAAGCATTCCAGAAGAAGCTGATTTCCTCCTTGGTATGGCCACAGTGGTTGGCTATGCATCTTTCCGCCACATACACCATGGTACTTGGTACATTCAAGCCCTCTGCAATAAGTTACAGCTCTTGGTACCAAG AGGTGAAGACATCTTATCAATTCTTACTGAAGTGAATGAAGATGTGAGCAAACGTGCAGACAACTTGGGAAGAAAGAAACAGATGCCCCAGCCAGCCTACACCTTGAGGAAGAAACTGATATTCCCAGTGCCTAGAAGTCCACCCCCATCACAGCAgcaatag